From Bradyrhizobium sp. AZCC 1610:
TATCTTTCGCAAACGCGTTGACCTTGAGCCCGGGCGCCGCGGTTGGCTTCTGCCCGTCGCTCCACCCTTGCGCCGTCGGCATCTTGAGCGTCGGGATGGCACCTTGCGGCTTCGCCGCCGGAATCGCCGGCGCGTTACCCCAGGCCGGCGCGTGCGCGGATCCCTGCAGACGGCGCCACAGCAGCGCAACGGCGCCGATCAGCGCGACGACGCGCGCGAAAATGCCCGATATGTTCATGAAGTTCTCCAGATGATCGCGCGCACCCTATCCGACCGAAGGAACCGTTGGAACCTCATCGTCGAGGTACGAAAGCGCCGGCGCACGCCGCGCACGCGCGCATGGTGGCAACGGTGCAACAGCACACGTGAGATGCCTGGAAGCCGGTAGTTATACGATCTTGGCGACAGCGGCCGAATCGAGGACACAGATATTGGCGCTTTATTGTCAGAGCGCTTCCTCCCTGAACCTTTAGCCCGCCCAATTGGCGGGCCCCTTTTTCAAGCGAAGGCGCCCGGCTTCGCCTCAATCCCGCGCACGAAACAGCAGGCAGGCATCGCCGTAGGAATAGAACCGGTACCCCGCCGCAATCGCATGCGCATAAGCATTCTTCATCGTGTCGAGACCGGAAAAAGCCGACACCAGCATGAACAGCGTCGAGCGCGGCAGGTGGAAATTGGTCATGAGGATATCGACCACACGAAAGCGATAGCCCGGCGTGATGAAGATCGAGGTCTCGCCGTCGAACGGCAGGATGGTGCCGTCTTCGGTCGCAGCACTCTCCAATAGCCGCAGCGACGTGGTGCCGACAGCGATGATGCGTCCACCCTTGGCGCGCGCGGCGTTCAAGGCATCAGCGGTATCGGCCGATATCGAACCCCACTCGGCATGCATCCGATGCTCGGACGTCTCCTCCACCTTGACCGGCAGGAAGGTCCCTGCCCCGACATGCAAGGTCAGCCGGTGCAGTTCGACGCCGCGGCGGCGCAGCGCCGCTTCCAGGTCAGGCGTGAAATGCAGTCCCGCCGTTGGGGCGGCGACGGCGCCTTCATTCGCCGCGAACATGGTCTGGTAGTCGGCGGCATCGCGATCGTCGGGCGTGCGCTTGGAAGCGATGTACGGCGGCAGCGGCGGCGTGCCGAGATCGGCGATGGCCTGATCCAGCGCCGGTCCGTGAAACGAAAACGACAGCGTAATCTCGCCCTCTTCGCCCTTGGCCTCGACCTCGGCGTCGAGATGGCCGAGCAGGCAGACCTTGCCTTCATTGCCGAAGCGAACGACGTCGGCGGGTGCGAGTTTTTTGGCGGGCTTGACCAGCGCCTGCCAGCGTGACCCGTCCAGCCGCTTGATCAATGTCGCTTCGATCTTCGGCTCGGTCTCGCGGCCGATGCGACGTCCCCTGAGCTGGGCGGAAATCACCTTGGTGTCGTTGACGACGAGCTGGTCGCCCGGCTCCAGCCATTGCGGCAGGTCGGCGACGGTGCGGTCGGACAGCGCGCCGTCGGGCTGCACGACCAGCATGCGCGCAGAATCACGCGGGCTTGCGGGCCGCAGCGCGATGCTCGTGGCGGGAAGTTCGAAGTCGAAGAGATCGGTGCGCATGGCGCGATGCGCTCCAGCGTGGCGCAGTCAGGTCATTCCGGGGCGCATCGGAGATACGAACCCGGAATGACAGCGGCAAATCAAGCCTCGTCGAGCGCCATCCGCGCTTTCACGATCTTGTCCGGATTCTGCACCGGCTCGCCGCGCTTGATCTTGTCGACGTTCTCCATCCCCGAGCTGACCTTGCCCCAGACCGTGTACTGGCCGTTGAGGAATGACGCATCGTCGAAGCAGATGAAGAACTGGCTGTCGCCGGAATCCGGGCTCGCGGCGCGGGCCATCGAGGTGGTGCCGCGCACATGCGGTTCCTTGTTGAATTCGGCCTTCAGCTTCTTGCCGGAGCCACCAGTGCCGGTGCCGTGCGGGCAACCGGTCTGCGCCATGAAGCCTTCGATGACGCGGTGGAACACGATGCCGTCGTAAAATCCCTCGCGCACCAGTTCCTTGATCCGGGCGACGTGGCCCGGCGCCAGGTCGGGGCGCATTTCGATGGTGACGGGGCCCTGGGTGGTTTCAAGGATCAAAGTATTTTCTGTATCAGCCATGCTCGTTTCTCTTCCGGTTTGGGTGGACGTTTGCGGGTTCTGAAAGTGACCGCGAAAGGCCGGCCGGCAACCGCACCGCCCAGTCCCTCGGTAAATGGCAACGGCGTACAGCGTTGCAATGTTTCCATGACGGCAGTCCGGTACGCAACCCGGTCATTATCGCTGGGGTTTCCGGATTCATAGGTAATCCTGGGTTGACCGAGAATGGCGCCTTCGCGGTTGAAACTGACGACAACGGTGATGTCCATCGGGTTGGCGCGCGAATAAGACGGCGGCTGCCAGCACGAATACAGTTTGGCGAAGACGTCCTTGAGGGTATCGATCTGCTGTGGCTGAGCCGATGCATGCGCCACCGGCGCAAGCCACAACAGAACGGCGGCAAACCAGATGGACGGCTTGCGGCGCGCCGAAATCATCGCCTCACTTGACGTCGGATGCGACCTGCACCTTCACCATCTTGTCGGGATCGGCGACGGGTTCGCCGCGCTTGATCTTGTCGACCACATCCATCCCCGCCACCACTTCGCCGATCACGGTGTACTTGCCGTTCAGCGACGCGCCTTCCGCGAACATGATGAAGAACTGCGAATTGGCTGAATTGGGATCGCTCGTTCGAGCCATGCCGACGATGCCGCGCTTGTACGGCACGTTGGAGAATTCGGCCGCCAGGTTCGGATGTTTCGAACCGCCGGTGCCGTTGAAATTCTTGCCGTCGCCGGTCTGCGCCATGAATCCCTCGATCACGCGATGGAACGGCACGTTGTTGTAATAGCCCTCGCGCGCCAAGAGCTTGATGCGCTCGGCATGCTGGGGCGCGAGGTCGTTCCGCAGCTTGATCACGATGCGGCCCTTGGTGGTGTCGATCACGATCGCATTCGCCTTGTCGAGATTGGCGGGCAGCGGCTGGGCGATCGCGGGAGCCACAAGGAAAAGCGCGGCGAGAACGGCGAGAATTCGGATCATGAAAGCTCCGGATCGAGAGGTCGGGACGACGGATGCGGTGAGCGTGCTATTGCGAGAACGCTATTGCGAGAACTTGGCCTTCAGGCTCGCGGCAATCTGGGGCGGCACGAAGGCGGAGAAGTCGCCGCCCATCCCGGCGATCTGGCGCACCAGCGTGGCGGTGATCGGGCGGACGGCCGGCGACGCCGGAACGAATACCGTGTGCACCTCCGGCGCCATGGCCTCGTTCATGCCGGCAAGCTGCATTTCGTAGTCCATATCGGTTCCGTCGCGCAGTCCGCGAATCATGATCGTAGCGCCGACCTGCCGCGCCGCAGCGACGGTGAGGTTGTCGTAGGTGGTGCAGTCGAAGGCGCAGCCTGCCTGTTGTGCGATCGGCTCACATACCGCCCGAACCATGTCCAGCCGCTCCTCGGTCGAGAACAGCGGCTTTTTGCCGGAATGGACACCGATGGCGACAATCAGGCGGTCGCACAGCGTCACGGCGTGCCGGAGCACGTCCAGATGGCCGTTGGTGATGGGATCAAATGAACCGGGATAGAGCGCGATACGGGGCATAGACCCCTCCTACCCCGCCCCGGGCGGCCCGGCAAGCCGGACCCGGTTCCCTGCCGGGGCGGCTTTTTATTTCAGGTCGGCCAATGAACCAGTCTTGGGGCCCGAGCGTCGCCTTGGGCGAGCCGCCAATGTTTCGTCCGCCACTGGCCGACGAAACAAAACTCGGCCCGGACGAAACCATTTTCGGGGTTGGCGAAGACAGCCGGAAACTTGCGCTGGCTACAAGTCCATCCAACGAAACGACGGGCCGCCAAGGCCCATGACAGGGGACCGTCATGATCAAGGCTTTTTCCGCAATCGCTGCTGCTGCGTTCATTGCCGCCGCGCTGACCGTATTGCCCGGCTTTGCCCCCCAGGTCGAAGCCAGCGTGCCGCAGGCGCTTGCCAAGGGTGACCGCCTGGATATCCGCACCGTCGGCAAGGATTGCTCGCAGCAGGCCTGGCCGAATTTCGAAGCTTCCTGCCTCCGCGCCGCCGGCTCCAAGTCGGTGGTGAGGGAAGCCCGCCTGGTGACCGCCGACCGCACCCCGTAACGGCAAGATTTTCGTTCCGACCACCTCCAAGGAACCGCATTGATGGCGAGTAGGGATGCCCCCCGCTCGCCATTTGCGTTCTGAGCGCCTCAGGCGCGCGATCTCGTCTTGCCGGAAGATCGCGTCGCGCGGCCGTCTGCCGTCCCCGGATTGTCGACGCGCTTGAGCACCGATGTCACGACGTACCGGCGGGCGGGATGGATGCTTTCCGATATCTCGAACAGGCGGCCGTGCGAATCCAGATATCGGCGGAGCACTTCGAGCACAGCCGATCCTGCGTCTGCGCCCAGAGCTTTGGCAAACTCGTTCGGCACAACGGCTGCCGCAACGGTCTGATGCAATTCGCATTCGAGCAGTTCTCGCGGTCGGCGCGCTCTCTTAGAACGAGTTCGGCCTTCGCAGGCCGCGCTTGACGGATTGGTACATACCAATCAGATGGCCGGACATATTAACGGGAGGAAAGAAGCGCGTGGCCAGCACCATCTTCGACAGCGCCCTCTATCGCGACGTTTTCTCGACGCCGGCCATGCGGGCGGTGTTTTCTGACGACGCCCAGCTCCGGGCCTATGTGCAGGCCGAAGTGGCGCTTGCCACGGCCCAGGGCGAAGCCGGCGTGATTCCGCAGGAGGCGGCACAGGCGAT
This genomic window contains:
- the queA gene encoding tRNA preQ1(34) S-adenosylmethionine ribosyltransferase-isomerase QueA, coding for MRTDLFDFELPATSIALRPASPRDSARMLVVQPDGALSDRTVADLPQWLEPGDQLVVNDTKVISAQLRGRRIGRETEPKIEATLIKRLDGSRWQALVKPAKKLAPADVVRFGNEGKVCLLGHLDAEVEAKGEEGEITLSFSFHGPALDQAIADLGTPPLPPYIASKRTPDDRDAADYQTMFAANEGAVAAPTAGLHFTPDLEAALRRRGVELHRLTLHVGAGTFLPVKVEETSEHRMHAEWGSISADTADALNAARAKGGRIIAVGTTSLRLLESAATEDGTILPFDGETSIFITPGYRFRVVDILMTNFHLPRSTLFMLVSAFSGLDTMKNAYAHAIAAGYRFYSYGDACLLFRARD
- a CDS encoding peptidylprolyl isomerase; its protein translation is MADTENTLILETTQGPVTIEMRPDLAPGHVARIKELVREGFYDGIVFHRVIEGFMAQTGCPHGTGTGGSGKKLKAEFNKEPHVRGTTSMARAASPDSGDSQFFICFDDASFLNGQYTVWGKVSSGMENVDKIKRGEPVQNPDKIVKARMALDEA
- a CDS encoding peptidylprolyl isomerase, with amino-acid sequence MIRILAVLAALFLVAPAIAQPLPANLDKANAIVIDTTKGRIVIKLRNDLAPQHAERIKLLAREGYYNNVPFHRVIEGFMAQTGDGKNFNGTGGSKHPNLAAEFSNVPYKRGIVGMARTSDPNSANSQFFIMFAEGASLNGKYTVIGEVVAGMDVVDKIKRGEPVADPDKMVKVQVASDVK
- the coaD gene encoding pantetheine-phosphate adenylyltransferase encodes the protein MPRIALYPGSFDPITNGHLDVLRHAVTLCDRLIVAIGVHSGKKPLFSTEERLDMVRAVCEPIAQQAGCAFDCTTYDNLTVAAARQVGATIMIRGLRDGTDMDYEMQLAGMNEAMAPEVHTVFVPASPAVRPITATLVRQIAGMGGDFSAFVPPQIAASLKAKFSQ
- a CDS encoding UTRA domain-containing protein, translated to MHQTVAAAVVPNEFAKALGADAGSAVLEVLRRYLDSHGRLFEISESIHPARRYVVTSVLKRVDNPGTADGRATRSSGKTRSRA